A stretch of the Malus sylvestris chromosome 10, drMalSylv7.2, whole genome shotgun sequence genome encodes the following:
- the LOC126587709 gene encoding coatomer subunit alpha-1-like isoform X2, whose amino-acid sequence MILLSRLLLIAGHDRFWILSAHPEMNLLAAGHDGGMIVFKLERERPAFSVSGDSMYYVKDRGSSNLNQGAKTLSYSPTENAALTCSDMEGGSYELYVIPKDSFGRGDTAQEAKRGIGGPAVFVARNRFAVLEKSTNQVIAKNLKNEIVKKSVLPIVGDAIFYAGTGNLLCRAEDRVIIFDLQQRIIVGELGMTMASSYIQP is encoded by the exons ATGATTTTGTTGAGTCGGCTGCTCTTGATTGCTGGCCATGATAGATTCTGGATTCTTTCAGCACATCCTGAAATGAACCTCTTGGCTGCTGGCCATGATGGTGGCATGATTGTCTTTAAATTGGAGAGGGAGCGTCCTGCCTTTTCTGTTAGCGGTGATTCAATGTACTATGTTAAAGATCGT GGTTCTTCCAACTTGAATCAAGGGGCAAAGACACTATCTTACAGCCCTACAGAAAATGCTGCTTTGACATGTTCAGATATGGAAGGGGGGTCTTATGAACTATACGTTATACCCAAAGATAGCTTTGGTCGGGGTGATACTGCGCAGGAGGCAAAAAGAGGAATCGGAGGCCCAGCTGTGTTCGTGGCTCGAAATAGGTTTGCAGTGCTTGAAAAGAGCACCAACCAAGTTATAGctaaaaatctgaaaaatgaGATTGTCAAGAAGAGTGTCCTACCTATTGTTGGTGATGCAATATTTTATGCTGGAACTGGAAACTTGCTGTGCAGGGCAGAGGACAGAGTCATTATTTTTGACCTGCAGCAGAGAATTATTGTTGGGGAGCTAGGGATGACAATGGCGTCTTCATATATACAACCTTGA
- the LOC126587709 gene encoding coatomer subunit alpha-1-like isoform X1, with product MILLSRLLLIAGHDRFWILSAHPEMNLLAAGHDGGMIVFKLERERPAFSVSGDSMYYVKDRFLRFYEFSTQRGTQIIPIRRRGSSNLNQGAKTLSYSPTENAALTCSDMEGGSYELYVIPKDSFGRGDTAQEAKRGIGGPAVFVARNRFAVLEKSTNQVIAKNLKNEIVKKSVLPIVGDAIFYAGTGNLLCRAEDRVIIFDLQQRIIVGELGMTMASSYIQP from the coding sequence ATGATTTTGTTGAGTCGGCTGCTCTTGATTGCTGGCCATGATAGATTCTGGATTCTTTCAGCACATCCTGAAATGAACCTCTTGGCTGCTGGCCATGATGGTGGCATGATTGTCTTTAAATTGGAGAGGGAGCGTCCTGCCTTTTCTGTTAGCGGTGATTCAATGTACTATGTTAAAGATCGTTTTCTCCGCTTCTATGAGTTCTCTACCCAGAGAGGCACTCAGATTATCCCTATTCGAAGGCGTGGTTCTTCCAACTTGAATCAAGGGGCAAAGACACTATCTTACAGCCCTACAGAAAATGCTGCTTTGACATGTTCAGATATGGAAGGGGGGTCTTATGAACTATACGTTATACCCAAAGATAGCTTTGGTCGGGGTGATACTGCGCAGGAGGCAAAAAGAGGAATCGGAGGCCCAGCTGTGTTCGTGGCTCGAAATAGGTTTGCAGTGCTTGAAAAGAGCACCAACCAAGTTATAGctaaaaatctgaaaaatgaGATTGTCAAGAAGAGTGTCCTACCTATTGTTGGTGATGCAATATTTTATGCTGGAACTGGAAACTTGCTGTGCAGGGCAGAGGACAGAGTCATTATTTTTGACCTGCAGCAGAGAATTATTGTTGGGGAGCTAGGGATGACAATGGCGTCTTCATATATACAACCTTGA